A genome region from Streptomyces sp. NBC_01296 includes the following:
- the drmB gene encoding DrmB family protein, translating into MPGDGKGSRPVNRKLRVRQAQTVLPFGVGAVFDIQGESFVATGIGDWPRVRQPVESPRLASRLGVTGFFAAPATLNDRFDRSDAPGAPYIRFPAWLFCGSCRRMVRWRINDEKPGTPPSCPSCMPVRKLAPMRFVQICAGGHLSDVDWWFWAHARLDAAQRQSCGSREQLRFRVSDRATGLEALSVSCAAPGCGASRDLLDVLGTHGMRCSGRNPWQRVREAADCAKPVQVVQRTAGNLYYPVVHSALSLPEAEVPVLEGDDLAERVRESDYWVPLCKAAGTPRADILRDMIKEDTNVDDAVLDALIAEETGTGTPAQANAAGTVTASLDLRREEWSALTAAEPPTTRDFLVRGSGLGLQRETTEPWAGLHQRVGRIVLADRLREVRALSGFSRVSPDAAIVPSDTSRRLRWLPAVEVFGEGVLLTLDVAALTAWEQHDAVRARVAGLRGDLERSFQKDRLQALTGVELSPRFVLLHTLGHLLVRQLSFESGYTTASLRERVYARPEHDQYGVLVYTAAGDAEGTLGGLVQQGEQPRLAETLLRMAEAAAWCSADPLCSEHTGQGFGNLNRAACHACALLPETSCETGNTLLDRALVVGGGGVPGFFEPIVAAARAAATQE; encoded by the coding sequence ATGCCAGGTGACGGTAAAGGGAGCCGACCAGTGAACCGCAAGCTTCGAGTCCGTCAGGCACAGACGGTGCTCCCGTTCGGTGTCGGCGCGGTTTTCGACATCCAGGGCGAGTCGTTCGTCGCGACCGGGATCGGTGACTGGCCGCGAGTGCGTCAGCCGGTGGAATCACCGCGATTGGCCTCCCGGCTCGGTGTGACCGGTTTCTTCGCGGCGCCTGCAACTCTCAACGACCGCTTCGACCGCTCTGATGCGCCCGGCGCGCCGTACATCCGATTTCCGGCCTGGCTGTTCTGCGGCTCGTGCCGCCGCATGGTGCGTTGGCGGATCAACGATGAGAAGCCCGGGACACCGCCGAGTTGTCCCTCCTGCATGCCGGTGCGCAAGCTCGCCCCGATGCGGTTCGTCCAGATCTGTGCCGGCGGCCACCTCAGCGACGTGGACTGGTGGTTCTGGGCCCATGCGAGGCTCGACGCCGCACAGCGGCAGTCCTGCGGCTCGCGCGAACAACTGCGCTTCCGCGTCTCTGACCGGGCAACCGGCCTGGAGGCGCTCTCCGTCTCCTGCGCTGCCCCTGGTTGCGGTGCGTCCCGGGACCTGTTGGACGTGCTGGGCACCCACGGCATGCGGTGCTCCGGACGGAATCCCTGGCAGAGGGTGCGTGAAGCCGCAGACTGTGCCAAGCCGGTCCAGGTAGTGCAGCGCACCGCAGGCAACCTCTACTACCCGGTGGTCCACTCGGCCCTCTCCCTTCCCGAGGCCGAGGTGCCGGTTCTGGAGGGAGACGATCTCGCCGAGCGCGTCCGCGAGAGCGACTACTGGGTACCTCTGTGCAAGGCAGCCGGGACCCCGCGTGCGGACATCCTCCGAGACATGATCAAGGAGGATACGAACGTGGATGACGCCGTGCTCGATGCACTCATCGCCGAGGAAACCGGGACCGGCACCCCCGCCCAGGCCAATGCCGCCGGCACGGTCACTGCGAGCTTGGATCTGCGCCGCGAGGAATGGTCGGCGCTGACGGCCGCCGAACCGCCGACGACGCGTGACTTTCTGGTCCGCGGTTCCGGGCTGGGGTTGCAGCGGGAGACCACGGAGCCGTGGGCCGGACTGCACCAGCGCGTCGGCCGCATCGTCCTCGCCGACCGGCTGCGAGAAGTACGGGCCCTCTCGGGCTTCAGCCGGGTCTCTCCGGATGCTGCGATCGTCCCGTCCGACACCTCCCGCAGACTGCGCTGGCTGCCCGCGGTCGAAGTCTTCGGCGAAGGCGTTCTGCTCACTCTGGACGTGGCTGCGCTGACCGCTTGGGAGCAGCATGACGCCGTACGGGCCCGGGTGGCAGGTCTCAGGGGCGATCTCGAACGCTCCTTCCAGAAGGACCGGCTCCAGGCCCTGACGGGAGTGGAGCTCTCCCCGCGCTTCGTGCTCCTGCACACGCTCGGACACCTGTTGGTGCGCCAGCTGTCCTTCGAATCGGGCTACACCACGGCCAGCCTGCGCGAGCGCGTCTATGCCCGGCCCGAACACGACCAGTACGGGGTCCTCGTGTACACCGCAGCCGGGGACGCCGAGGGCACGCTCGGGGGCCTCGTACAGCAGGGGGAGCAGCCGCGGCTCGCCGAGACACTGCTGCGGATGGCCGAGGCCGCCGCCTGGTGCTCCGCGGACCCGCTGTGCTCGGAGCACACCGGGCAGGGCTTCGGGAACCTCAACCGTGCCGCCTGCCACGCCTGCGCACTGCTTCCGGAAACCAGCTGCGAGACCGGAAACACCTTGCTGGACCGAGCTTTGGTCGTGGGCGGGGGCGGCGTGCCCGGGTTCTTCGAGCCGATCGTGGCGGCCGCCCGGGCAGCGGCCACTCAGGAATGA